In the Carboxydothermus hydrogenoformans Z-2901 genome, one interval contains:
- a CDS encoding Asp23/Gls24 family envelope stress response protein, translating into MDGRDNKLIREEGTEIGSIKISDEVVAVIAGLAASEIPGVAGMSGTLAGIAEKLGMKSMAKGVKVEVGERETAIDLYIIVEYGVRIPDVASEVQQAVKKAVENMTGLTVVEVNVHVQGVHFPAEGKEEEIRVK; encoded by the coding sequence GTGGATGGCAGAGATAATAAATTAATCCGTGAAGAAGGGACCGAAATTGGGAGTATAAAAATCAGTGACGAAGTTGTTGCGGTAATTGCCGGATTAGCAGCTTCGGAAATTCCCGGTGTGGCGGGAATGAGCGGTACTTTGGCTGGGATTGCTGAAAAGCTCGGGATGAAGTCGATGGCCAAAGGTGTAAAAGTTGAAGTAGGGGAAAGGGAAACGGCGATTGATTTATATATCATAGTGGAGTATGGAGTGAGAATTCCTGATGTGGCCAGTGAGGTTCAGCAAGCGGTGAAAAAAGCTGTGGAAAACATGACTGGCCTTACAGTAGTGGAAGTCAATGTTCATGTCCAGGGAGTGCACTTTCCCGCTGAAGGGAAGGAAGAGGAAATACGGGTCAAGTAG
- the accC gene encoding acetyl-CoA carboxylase biotin carboxylase subunit, with protein MFKKVLVANRGEIAVRIIRALREMGISSVAVYSEADRESLHVKLADEAICIGPKESNRSYLNIPAIISAALVTGAEAIHPGYGFLAENAAFAEAVEASGLTFIGPPPRAIELMGDKATARQTMIAAGVPVVPGSKKVVENVEEAVAIAREIGYPVMLKASAGGGGKGMRIAQNDDDLAKAFITARTEAQNAFGNPDVYLEKYVEEPRHIEIQVLGDKHGNYVYLFERDCSIQRRHQKLIEEAPSPFVDPILREKMGEAALKACRAVDYYSAGTVEFLVDRNKNFYFMEMNTRIQVEHPVTEFITGVDLIKEQIKIAAGEKLSISQKDLKINGWAIECRINAEDPEKNFMPSPGTVTEYLPPGGNGVRVDSFLYSGYKVVPYYDSLVAKVITWGQNREEAISRMQRALLEMRVEGIKTTIPFHLKVLENAFFRKGEVYTNFVQRRILAEE; from the coding sequence ATGTTTAAAAAAGTTCTTGTAGCCAATCGGGGAGAAATTGCCGTCCGGATTATTCGAGCATTACGAGAAATGGGAATTTCAAGTGTTGCGGTTTATTCTGAAGCGGACCGGGAAAGTTTGCATGTAAAGCTTGCCGATGAGGCGATTTGCATTGGCCCGAAAGAATCAAACCGAAGCTACTTAAATATACCGGCGATTATCAGTGCTGCTCTGGTCACCGGAGCCGAAGCTATTCACCCGGGCTACGGCTTTTTGGCGGAAAATGCGGCTTTTGCCGAAGCGGTAGAAGCAAGCGGATTGACTTTTATTGGTCCGCCACCCCGGGCCATCGAGTTAATGGGAGATAAGGCTACGGCCCGTCAAACCATGATTGCAGCGGGAGTTCCGGTAGTGCCCGGTTCCAAAAAAGTTGTTGAAAATGTGGAAGAAGCTGTGGCTATAGCCCGGGAGATTGGGTATCCGGTAATGTTAAAGGCTTCGGCGGGGGGCGGTGGTAAAGGGATGAGGATTGCCCAGAACGATGATGATTTGGCCAAAGCTTTTATTACCGCCCGTACTGAAGCTCAAAATGCCTTTGGCAATCCCGATGTTTATTTAGAAAAATACGTGGAAGAACCGCGGCACATCGAGATTCAAGTTTTAGGAGACAAGCACGGAAATTATGTTTATTTATTTGAGCGGGATTGCTCTATTCAGCGGCGTCACCAGAAGTTAATTGAAGAGGCACCTTCTCCCTTTGTTGACCCGATTCTGCGGGAAAAAATGGGGGAGGCCGCTTTAAAGGCCTGCCGGGCCGTTGATTACTACAGTGCCGGAACGGTGGAGTTTTTAGTGGATAGAAATAAAAACTTTTATTTTATGGAGATGAACACCCGTATTCAAGTGGAACATCCGGTTACGGAGTTTATTACCGGTGTAGACCTTATTAAAGAACAAATTAAAATTGCCGCCGGAGAAAAGCTGTCCATAAGTCAAAAAGATTTAAAAATCAACGGTTGGGCTATAGAATGCCGGATTAATGCTGAGGATCCGGAGAAGAATTTTATGCCCAGTCCCGGAACGGTAACCGAATATTTGCCTCCCGGTGGTAATGGGGTGCGGGTCGACAGTTTTCTTTATTCCGGCTATAAAGTTGTACCCTATTACGACTCGCTGGTGGCCAAGGTGATAACCTGGGGGCAAAACCGGGAAGAAGCAATTTCCCGGATGCAGAGGGCTCTTCTGGAAATGCGTGTCGAAGGAATTAAAACAACAATTCCTTTTCATTTAAAGGTATTGGAAAATGCCTTTTTCCGTAAGGGTGAAGTTTACACAAATTTTGTGCAGAGAAGAATTTTGGCCGAAGAGTAA
- the oadA gene encoding sodium-extruding oxaloacetate decarboxylase subunit alpha, protein MRRRVKITDTTLRDGHQSLWATRMRTEHMLPILEKLDRVGYHSLEVWGGATFDVCLRYLKEDPWERLRAIKKIVKNTPLQMLLRGQSLVGYQHYPDDVVERFVFKAVENGIDIIRIFDALNDIRNMEVPIKAAKAAGAHVQAAVVYTVSPVHTLEHYVETAKRLVEMGADSICIKDMAGLCTPYQAYELVAALKRELGVPLQFHSHYIGGLAVGAYLKAIEAGVDVVDTASVPLAFGASQPPVETVVRALADTPYDTGLNIHELFEIARYFEDLRKRLGYERGVTRISDMRVFEHQVPGGMITNLISQLEEQKALHRLEEVLEEIPRVRAELGYPPLVTPTSQIVGTQAVLNVLTGERYKLIPGEVRSYVQGLYGRPPAPIDPEIKAKILGDLKPVECRPADLLEPRMEKIKEEIKDLARSEEDLLSYALFPQIARKFFEEREQGKLTPVVNNKEVKQKTKELRKEEQNLNLKEVRELILLLNETNISELIIESEGTKIAIKKGQGSSEGTVTMLPQAPVTEAKGVESKEKVEEKNEGNFSLITSPMVGTFYRAPAPGAPPFVEVGQKIKPGDVLCIIEAMKLMNEIESEISGEIVEILVENGEMVEYGQPLFKVKV, encoded by the coding sequence ATGAGGCGCAGAGTAAAAATTACCGATACAACCTTAAGAGATGGTCACCAGAGCCTTTGGGCCACCAGGATGCGGACCGAACACATGCTTCCCATCTTAGAAAAACTTGACCGGGTGGGTTATCATTCCCTGGAAGTGTGGGGCGGAGCTACTTTTGATGTTTGCCTGCGCTATTTAAAAGAAGATCCCTGGGAGCGCTTAAGAGCAATTAAAAAAATTGTTAAAAATACCCCTTTACAAATGCTTTTACGGGGTCAATCGTTAGTTGGTTACCAGCATTATCCCGATGATGTGGTAGAACGTTTTGTTTTTAAAGCTGTGGAAAATGGCATAGATATTATAAGAATTTTTGACGCTTTAAATGATATTCGCAATATGGAAGTCCCGATTAAAGCCGCAAAAGCCGCCGGGGCTCATGTGCAGGCGGCGGTAGTTTATACTGTTAGCCCGGTGCATACTTTGGAGCATTATGTTGAAACTGCCAAACGTTTGGTGGAAATGGGTGCCGATTCCATTTGCATAAAAGATATGGCGGGGTTATGTACCCCCTACCAAGCTTATGAATTGGTGGCGGCTTTAAAGAGAGAGTTAGGGGTACCCCTGCAATTTCACAGCCATTACATCGGGGGTCTTGCCGTTGGGGCTTACTTAAAAGCCATTGAAGCAGGGGTGGATGTGGTGGATACCGCCAGCGTACCTCTGGCGTTCGGTGCTTCCCAGCCGCCGGTGGAAACGGTGGTGAGAGCCCTGGCGGATACCCCTTATGATACCGGACTTAATATTCACGAGCTTTTTGAGATTGCCCGTTATTTTGAAGATTTGCGTAAACGGTTAGGCTATGAACGGGGGGTTACCCGCATTTCCGATATGCGGGTTTTTGAACACCAGGTGCCGGGTGGGATGATTACCAATTTAATTAGCCAGTTAGAAGAGCAAAAGGCGTTGCACCGCCTGGAAGAAGTTCTGGAAGAAATACCGCGGGTCCGGGCGGAGCTTGGTTATCCTCCCTTGGTTACTCCTACCAGTCAAATTGTAGGGACTCAGGCGGTGTTAAATGTTTTAACCGGGGAGCGGTATAAATTAATTCCGGGAGAAGTTCGCTCGTATGTGCAGGGATTGTATGGAAGGCCGCCAGCTCCTATTGACCCGGAAATTAAAGCCAAGATACTTGGGGACCTAAAGCCGGTGGAGTGCCGACCTGCTGACTTGTTAGAACCGAGAATGGAAAAAATAAAAGAAGAGATAAAAGATTTAGCCCGGTCGGAAGAAGATCTTTTGTCTTATGCTTTATTCCCCCAAATTGCCCGCAAGTTTTTTGAAGAGCGGGAGCAGGGAAAATTAACACCGGTGGTGAATAATAAGGAAGTAAAGCAAAAGACTAAGGAATTGAGGAAGGAGGAGCAAAATTTGAATTTAAAGGAAGTACGGGAATTAATACTCTTATTAAACGAAACAAATATTTCGGAACTGATTATTGAAAGTGAAGGTACGAAAATTGCCATAAAAAAAGGCCAGGGGTCGAGCGAAGGAACGGTAACTATGTTACCGCAGGCCCCGGTAACGGAGGCAAAAGGAGTTGAGAGCAAAGAAAAAGTAGAAGAAAAAAACGAGGGTAATTTTTCGTTGATAACTTCACCTATGGTAGGTACTTTCTACCGAGCACCCGCTCCTGGAGCGCCGCCTTTTGTGGAGGTCGGGCAGAAAATAAAGCCTGGAGATGTCCTTTGTATCATTGAAGCTATGAAACTTATGAATGAAATTGAAAGTGAGATAAGTGGCGAGATTGTAGAGATTTTAGTTGAAAATGGTGAAATGGTGGAGTACGGTCAACCGCTCTTTAAAGTAAAGGTATAG
- a CDS encoding SpoIIIAH-like family protein: MYVIKKQWLVGLGIFLALVLALVVTVPRPEESITSTKPNTVVDSSLTTAKNLGEFRLMREKNRSYLIESLKELGTNRQAAEERILKILDFKEKESFLEETLKARYDTDVVAYLQDTQAVVVMKKEEDDKIRLEIRDFVAQNLNYPPGKVLVIFK; encoded by the coding sequence TTGTACGTCATTAAAAAGCAATGGCTGGTTGGCCTTGGGATTTTTTTAGCGTTGGTTCTTGCTTTAGTTGTAACTGTTCCAAGGCCAGAGGAAAGTATAACAAGTACAAAACCAAACACTGTAGTTGATAGCTCGTTAACGACGGCCAAAAATCTCGGGGAGTTCAGATTAATGCGGGAAAAAAATCGTTCTTACTTAATAGAAAGCTTAAAGGAGCTTGGGACCAATCGCCAGGCGGCGGAGGAAAGAATTTTAAAAATTTTGGATTTTAAGGAAAAAGAAAGTTTTTTGGAGGAAACCTTAAAAGCCCGTTATGATACCGATGTGGTTGCCTATCTTCAGGATACCCAGGCGGTAGTAGTGATGAAAAAAGAGGAAGATGATAAAATCCGCCTGGAAATAAGAGATTTTGTGGCCCAAAATTTAAATTATCCTCCCGGTAAGGTGCTGGTAATCTTTAAATAA
- the spoIIIAG gene encoding stage III sporulation protein AG: MKFWEFFKEMERDKLVFFVSLAIIGLVFLAWGDSPKSKTTTPELPKSSAQIESEISRQEKELAERLEGILGKIAGVGEVAVEVKLLRSSAKEYALNRNAGQKITNESEKSGINRSINENTDQKEVVLIKDREGQESPVLLTEETPVVGGVVVVAEGAGNPALKEKIVQAVASALAVPLHKIEVLEGGSGVVRH, from the coding sequence ATGAAGTTTTGGGAATTTTTTAAAGAGATGGAACGGGACAAACTTGTTTTCTTTGTAAGCCTTGCGATAATTGGTTTGGTATTTCTGGCGTGGGGGGATAGCCCGAAGAGTAAAACCACAACCCCGGAGTTACCAAAAAGCAGTGCTCAGATTGAATCGGAAATTAGCCGCCAGGAGAAAGAACTTGCCGAACGTCTTGAGGGTATTTTAGGAAAAATTGCCGGAGTTGGGGAAGTAGCGGTTGAAGTTAAGCTTTTACGCAGTTCAGCAAAAGAGTATGCTTTAAACCGTAATGCCGGGCAAAAAATTACCAATGAATCGGAAAAATCGGGAATTAATCGGAGTATCAACGAAAACACCGACCAAAAAGAAGTGGTATTAATAAAAGACCGGGAAGGGCAGGAAAGCCCGGTGTTGTTAACCGAAGAAACACCGGTAGTGGGTGGAGTTGTTGTAGTGGCCGAGGGAGCAGGAAATCCAGCACTAAAAGAAAAAATTGTCCAGGCGGTTGCCAGTGCCCTGGCGGTACCGCTTCATAAAATTGAAGTACTGGAAGGGGGGAGCGGGGTTGTACGTCATTAA
- the spoIIIAF gene encoding stage III sporulation protein AF: MESLIKLAREIIFLLLLFTFLELLLPLGQIRNFTRAMIGLLLIMAMLTSLMELLHANWNLAVFLPESQSKTVAVSQGSLLENARSEAEKTLEAQVKALLNLNGGKVKDVEVKLGEGQVEGVTVYLKKPLEEGEEMRFAEVLKAFFGIEKNINFKALEVGQ; this comes from the coding sequence ATGGAAAGTTTAATTAAACTTGCCCGGGAAATAATTTTTTTACTTCTCCTTTTTACTTTTTTAGAACTGCTCCTGCCTCTTGGACAAATTCGGAACTTTACTCGGGCAATGATTGGCCTTTTACTAATTATGGCCATGCTAACATCACTGATGGAGCTTTTGCATGCAAACTGGAATTTGGCGGTTTTTTTACCGGAAAGTCAAAGTAAAACAGTAGCGGTGAGTCAGGGAAGCCTGTTGGAAAATGCCAGGTCAGAGGCGGAGAAGACCCTGGAAGCTCAGGTAAAAGCCCTTTTAAACTTAAACGGGGGCAAAGTAAAAGACGTGGAGGTTAAGCTTGGAGAGGGACAGGTGGAGGGAGTTACGGTTTACTTAAAAAAGCCGCTGGAGGAGGGGGAAGAAATGCGTTTTGCGGAAGTTTTAAAAGCATTTTTTGGTATAGAAAAAAACATAAATTTTAAAGCATTGGAGGTGGGTCAATGA
- the spoIIIAE gene encoding stage III sporulation protein AE yields MKKLSIFVFTLIFLILNGVVPVFANEVSLPVEAEKILNSAEQELRKVVPQVDLKREVLAIFRGEKEISFAEIWENLKGTLLAEIRGNIKILLKLFILAIILSLLRQLENSFSSGSIAQISQAACYLAFMLLALQSFTLALKIGRDAVEGMVGVALSLLPASLGLIAAAGAVTTSALLSPTLFGVIGILGSVIKNLVFPLLYLSILVEIAAGISDRFSLDKLIKFAQQLSIGLVGLMLSLLLGVGALETVAGGVADNFILKTARFATGTFVPVVGKVLTDAVEAVAGTVYLLKNALNALGIVILFGVVTAPAVKILVLGGLYKFAGAVLEPLGEENYVKTLTGMGNALLLIFGVLAILSLFLFFLFAVLISAGKPV; encoded by the coding sequence ATGAAAAAACTCAGTATTTTTGTTTTTACCTTAATTTTCCTTATCCTCAATGGAGTGGTCCCGGTATTTGCCAACGAAGTAAGCCTGCCAGTTGAGGCGGAGAAAATTTTAAATTCTGCTGAACAGGAATTAAGAAAAGTCGTTCCGCAAGTGGATCTTAAAAGAGAAGTATTGGCAATTTTTCGGGGAGAGAAGGAAATATCGTTTGCCGAAATATGGGAGAACCTGAAGGGAACCCTTTTAGCTGAAATCCGGGGAAATATAAAAATTCTCCTAAAGCTGTTTATTTTAGCTATTATCCTTTCCCTATTACGGCAGTTGGAAAATAGCTTTTCTTCCGGAAGCATAGCGCAGATTTCCCAAGCGGCGTGCTACCTGGCTTTTATGCTTTTAGCCCTGCAGAGTTTTACCCTGGCGTTAAAGATTGGCAGGGATGCGGTGGAAGGAATGGTTGGGGTGGCTCTATCTTTACTGCCGGCAAGTCTTGGCTTGATTGCGGCAGCTGGAGCCGTGACTACTTCTGCCTTGCTTTCTCCGACTTTATTTGGGGTAATTGGGATATTGGGGAGCGTCATTAAAAACTTAGTTTTTCCCCTGCTTTATCTCAGTATTTTAGTGGAGATTGCTGCCGGAATAAGCGACCGATTTTCCCTGGATAAATTAATAAAGTTTGCCCAGCAGTTAAGTATCGGGTTAGTTGGTCTAATGTTAAGTTTACTTTTAGGGGTTGGGGCTTTAGAAACCGTTGCCGGAGGGGTTGCCGATAATTTTATCTTAAAGACCGCAAGGTTTGCTACCGGAACTTTTGTACCGGTAGTGGGAAAAGTTTTAACCGATGCCGTAGAAGCCGTTGCCGGAACTGTTTATCTGTTAAAAAATGCGCTAAATGCCTTGGGCATTGTGATTTTGTTCGGGGTGGTTACCGCTCCAGCGGTTAAAATACTGGTTTTAGGAGGTTTATATAAATTTGCCGGAGCTGTTTTAGAGCCCCTTGGAGAAGAAAACTACGTTAAGACTTTAACCGGAATGGGTAATGCCCTCCTTTTAATCTTTGGCGTTTTAGCAATTTTAAGCTTATTTTTATTTTTCCTTTTTGCGGTGTTGATTTCCGCCGGTAAACCCGTATAG
- the spoIIIAD gene encoding stage III sporulation protein AD encodes MEIGTVVGLGLIATTLALIVKKERPEIAVLLSLTAGVVVFLLLMDKIAAVVEVFTGLGERAGLNSLYLGIIFKIIGISYLAEFGAQICRDAGEGAIAQKIELAAKILVIILAIPILMAVLETLLKLLPE; translated from the coding sequence ATGGAGATTGGAACGGTGGTGGGCCTTGGTTTAATAGCTACTACTTTGGCCTTGATTGTTAAAAAGGAGCGTCCGGAAATAGCAGTTTTATTAAGCTTAACCGCTGGAGTAGTGGTATTTTTACTTTTAATGGATAAAATTGCGGCAGTTGTGGAAGTGTTTACCGGTTTAGGGGAGCGAGCTGGTCTTAACAGTTTATATTTGGGGATTATTTTTAAAATAATTGGCATATCGTATCTTGCGGAGTTTGGTGCCCAAATCTGTAGGGATGCGGGAGAAGGGGCAATTGCTCAAAAAATCGAGCTGGCAGCCAAAATTTTGGTCATTATTTTGGCAATTCCCATCCTTATGGCGGTTTTAGAAACTTTATTAAAACTACTGCCCGAGTAG
- the spoIIIAC gene encoding stage III sporulation protein AC codes for MASIEIIFKIAGVGILTAVIHTVLKHAGKEEQAYMATLAGISIVLFWVIQILAELFTEIKTVFKLF; via the coding sequence ATGGCGAGCATTGAGATTATTTTTAAAATTGCAGGAGTTGGCATCTTAACCGCGGTTATTCATACGGTTTTAAAACATGCGGGCAAAGAAGAACAAGCGTACATGGCCACCTTGGCAGGGATATCCATAGTACTATTTTGGGTGATTCAAATACTGGCGGAACTTTTTACGGAAATTAAAACCGTGTTTAAGCTGTTTTAG
- the spoIIIAB gene encoding stage III sporulation protein SpoIIIAB, whose product MYLKLLGACLTVTGTGALGFYLGNRYLQRVRNLERLINLLNFLKTEIRYKATPLPEIFAKMANSEEGTVAKLFEIKDRTLPVNQGLKKALAEGFSQTALLKREQEILLAFAEKIGISDLREQENLLNYTCEQLKLVLAESRQEAEKNVKLVNYLGVLVGAFLVLLFF is encoded by the coding sequence ATGTACCTTAAGCTTTTGGGAGCGTGTCTAACCGTTACTGGAACCGGTGCTTTGGGATTTTACCTTGGTAACCGGTACTTGCAGAGGGTTAGGAATTTAGAAAGGTTAATTAACCTCTTAAACTTCTTAAAAACCGAAATTCGTTATAAAGCTACACCTTTACCGGAAATTTTTGCAAAAATGGCTAATTCCGAAGAAGGAACGGTGGCCAAGCTTTTTGAGATTAAGGATAGGACCTTGCCGGTTAATCAGGGACTAAAAAAAGCTCTTGCGGAAGGGTTTTCCCAAACGGCTCTATTAAAGCGTGAACAGGAAATACTCTTAGCGTTTGCTGAAAAAATTGGAATATCGGATTTGCGGGAGCAGGAAAATCTCTTAAATTATACCTGCGAACAGTTAAAACTTGTTTTGGCCGAAAGCCGGCAGGAAGCCGAGAAAAATGTCAAACTTGTTAATTACTTGGGAGTGCTTGTGGGAGCGTTTTTGGTTTTGCTGTTTTTTTAA
- the spoIIIAA gene encoding stage III sporulation protein AA, which yields MREVFEILTPTLRKVLEGVVDLPLEEIRVRKNRPLSLIFGEEEVFINGRGEYTFEQDNGVCLAEEEFLALFQLITASSYYALEEELKQGYITIRGGHRIGFTGQAVLEDGKVRHIKNVCSINIRIAREIKGVAEKIVPYLINKNGEPVNTLILSPPRSGKTTMLRDLARIFANGSAQIGIPGIPVGIVDERSEIAACYKGEPQLDVGIRADVLDGCPKAQGMIILLRSMAPKLIVTDEIGREEDVGALIEVANAGVAVFTSAHARDMDDLKKRPRFLPFLKLEIFERYVILSRREGPGTVEAVLDGQGKVIFGRG from the coding sequence ATGCGGGAAGTTTTTGAGATTTTAACCCCGACCTTAAGAAAGGTTTTAGAGGGAGTCGTTGATCTTCCCCTGGAAGAAATTAGAGTCAGGAAAAACCGGCCTTTAAGCCTAATCTTTGGAGAGGAAGAAGTATTTATCAATGGGCGTGGGGAATACACTTTTGAACAGGACAACGGGGTATGTCTGGCGGAGGAGGAGTTTTTGGCACTATTTCAATTAATTACGGCCTCATCTTATTATGCCTTGGAAGAAGAATTAAAACAGGGATACATAACAATAAGAGGGGGACATCGTATTGGTTTTACCGGTCAGGCGGTATTGGAGGATGGGAAGGTGCGCCATATAAAAAACGTCTGTAGCATCAATATCCGGATAGCGCGGGAGATAAAGGGAGTGGCAGAAAAAATAGTACCATATCTTATTAACAAAAACGGCGAGCCGGTCAATACCTTAATTTTGTCTCCACCCCGCAGCGGGAAAACAACCATGCTCAGGGATTTAGCAAGAATTTTTGCCAACGGCTCTGCCCAGATCGGAATTCCGGGGATTCCGGTGGGAATTGTGGACGAGCGTTCGGAAATTGCCGCATGTTATAAAGGAGAACCGCAGTTGGATGTTGGTATCCGGGCCGATGTTTTAGATGGCTGTCCTAAAGCCCAGGGAATGATCATACTTTTACGCTCCATGGCTCCAAAGCTAATTGTTACCGATGAAATCGGGCGGGAAGAAGACGTGGGAGCACTGATAGAAGTGGCCAATGCCGGTGTAGCGGTATTTACATCGGCTCATGCCCGGGATATGGATGATTTAAAAAAGCGGCCCCGGTTTTTACCCTTTTTGAAATTGGAGATTTTTGAAAGATACGTAATTTTAAGCCGGCGAGAAGGACCGGGGACGGTGGAAGCGGTGTTAGATGGTCAGGGAAAAGTTATCTTTGGGAGGGGTTAG
- a CDS encoding tropomyosin — protein MEQAQFTQEVLKALSNLNSHLQRIDQSLFDLNTKVTNIEQRLDRVEQRLENVEQRLENVEQRLDRVEQRLDSVEKRLDKVEERLDKVEQRLDRVEQRLDKVEERLDKVELRLDHLEGEVISLKVRVETLENRFDSLEKRTSSLEENQNIIAKNVLYLTEKMPELFREVAGIAAKQQEILENQSKFAEFARTYSLKTDFLAHRLQELEKEFWVLKTGYKPEVNF, from the coding sequence ATGGAGCAAGCCCAATTCACGCAGGAAGTTTTAAAAGCCCTGAGTAATCTAAACAGTCACCTGCAACGGATTGACCAAAGTCTCTTTGACCTAAATACTAAAGTAACAAACATCGAGCAAAGACTGGATAGAGTTGAACAAAGACTGGAAAATGTTGAACAAAGACTGGAAAATGTTGAACAAAGACTGGATAGAGTCGAACAAAGACTGGACAGCGTAGAAAAGAGATTGGACAAAGTTGAAGAAAGATTGGACAAAGTTGAACAAAGATTGGATAGAGTTGAACAAAGATTGGATAAAGTTGAAGAAAGATTGGACAAAGTTGAACTAAGGCTTGACCATTTAGAAGGTGAGGTTATTAGTCTTAAAGTTCGGGTAGAAACTCTGGAAAATCGCTTTGATTCACTGGAAAAAAGGACAAGCTCTTTAGAAGAAAACCAAAACATCATTGCTAAAAACGTTTTATATCTTACCGAAAAAATGCCGGAGCTTTTCCGTGAAGTTGCAGGGATCGCCGCAAAGCAACAGGAAATTCTTGAAAACCAAAGTAAATTTGCAGAATTTGCCAGGACCTACTCTCTGAAAACCGACTTTTTGGCCCACCGCTTACAGGAATTAGAAAAAGAATTTTGGGTACTTAAAACCGGCTACAAACCCGAGGTAAATTTTTAA
- a CDS encoding CD1247 N-terminal domain-containing protein: MDDIVGRVSYLQGLAEGINLKEKGKEGEIITEIIDLIADLTEEVRSLRDDQERLEEYVETVDDDLYELEDAVYDDDEEFTYVTCPECGERVYFERELLEADDNYEITCPNCGALVLVSEFIENRREQALNQQNYDDVI, from the coding sequence GTGGATGACATTGTCGGCAGGGTAAGCTACTTGCAGGGACTTGCAGAAGGCATTAATTTAAAGGAAAAGGGTAAAGAAGGGGAAATAATTACGGAAATAATTGATTTAATCGCTGACCTTACGGAAGAAGTAAGGAGCTTAAGAGACGACCAGGAACGGCTTGAAGAGTACGTAGAAACGGTGGACGATGATTTATATGAATTAGAAGATGCAGTTTACGATGATGACGAAGAGTTTACCTATGTCACCTGTCCCGAATGCGGAGAACGGGTTTATTTTGAAAGGGAGCTTTTGGAAGCGGACGATAATTATGAGATTACCTGTCCTAACTGCGGGGCCCTGGTGCTGGTAAGTGAGTTTATTGAAAATAGGAGAGAACAGGCTTTAAATCAACAAAATTACGATGATGTAATTTAA